The following are from one region of the Channa argus isolate prfri chromosome 6, Channa argus male v1.0, whole genome shotgun sequence genome:
- the mlf1 gene encoding myeloid leukemia factor 1 isoform X2, which produces MFNRILGDIDEDPFFSDPFRAHREHMRQMMRSFSEPFGGPSMPSTMDGRNRGRAMTQHPNSSLALRNEHRDMMLNPFGMVDNIMTNMRNRMDEMHRNFENMSTDHNTHSFHSSSVMTYSKVGNEPPKVFQATSSTRQAPGGIKETRRAIKDSESGLEKMSIGHHIQDRGHVLEKKYNKKTGEKEFKQDFQNMDESEAQSFDDEWQQKVSTFQSSGPTSRLEESRPRAVHRAALAAPEQPRRHQTKGKSEGKHNKKDSTKQ; this is translated from the exons ATGTTCAACCGCATTCTCGGGGACATTGACGAGGATCCCTTCTTCTC GGATCCTTTCCGTGCTCACAGGGAGCATATGAGGCAGATGATGCGCAGCTTCTCAGAGCCATTTGGCGGGCCCTCAATGCCGAGTACAATGGATGGGAGAAACCGTGGTCGAGCCATGACACAACATCCTAACTCATCACTCGCACTGAGAAACGAACATAGG gacATGATGCTCAACCCTTTTGGCATGGTCGACAACATAATGACCAATATGAGAAATAGGATGGATGAAATGCACCGAAACTTT gAGAACATGTCGACAGATCACAACACCCACTCGTTCCATTCCTCATCAGTCATGACATATTCAAAGGTCGGAAATGAGCCTCCGAAGGTTTTCCAGGCAACTTCATCAACACGGCAGGCCCCTGGAGGC ATCAAAGAAACCCGTAGAGCAATTAAGGACTCTGAGAGTGGTCTGGAGAAAATGTCAATTGGTCACCACATTCAGGACAGGGGACATGTTCTTGAGAAGAAATACAACaagaaaacaggagaaaaggagTTCAAACAGGACTTTCAGAATATGGATGAAT CTGAAGCACAATCATTTGATGATGAGTGGCAACAGAAGGTGTCCACCTTCCAGTCATCTGGTCCCACATCCCGTCTGGAGGAATCCCGACCACGAGCTGTTCACCGGGCAGCCCTCGCTGCTCCTGAGCAGCCACGTAG ACACCAAACCAAGGGCAAGTCTGAGGGTAAACACAACAAGAAAGACTcaacaaagcagtaa
- the mlf1 gene encoding myeloid leukemia factor 1 isoform X1 — translation MFNRILGDIDEDPFFSDPFRAHREHMRQMMRSFSEPFGGPSMPSTMDGRNRGRAMTQHPNSSLALRNEHRDISQSMLPLGSFDSTDMMLNPFGMVDNIMTNMRNRMDEMHRNFENMSTDHNTHSFHSSSVMTYSKVGNEPPKVFQATSSTRQAPGGIKETRRAIKDSESGLEKMSIGHHIQDRGHVLEKKYNKKTGEKEFKQDFQNMDESEAQSFDDEWQQKVSTFQSSGPTSRLEESRPRAVHRAALAAPEQPRRHQTKGKSEGKHNKKDSTKQ, via the exons ATGTTCAACCGCATTCTCGGGGACATTGACGAGGATCCCTTCTTCTC GGATCCTTTCCGTGCTCACAGGGAGCATATGAGGCAGATGATGCGCAGCTTCTCAGAGCCATTTGGCGGGCCCTCAATGCCGAGTACAATGGATGGGAGAAACCGTGGTCGAGCCATGACACAACATCCTAACTCATCACTCGCACTGAGAAACGAACATAGG GATATCAGCCAGTCAATGTTGCCCCTTGGCAGTTTTGATAGCACG gacATGATGCTCAACCCTTTTGGCATGGTCGACAACATAATGACCAATATGAGAAATAGGATGGATGAAATGCACCGAAACTTT gAGAACATGTCGACAGATCACAACACCCACTCGTTCCATTCCTCATCAGTCATGACATATTCAAAGGTCGGAAATGAGCCTCCGAAGGTTTTCCAGGCAACTTCATCAACACGGCAGGCCCCTGGAGGC ATCAAAGAAACCCGTAGAGCAATTAAGGACTCTGAGAGTGGTCTGGAGAAAATGTCAATTGGTCACCACATTCAGGACAGGGGACATGTTCTTGAGAAGAAATACAACaagaaaacaggagaaaaggagTTCAAACAGGACTTTCAGAATATGGATGAAT CTGAAGCACAATCATTTGATGATGAGTGGCAACAGAAGGTGTCCACCTTCCAGTCATCTGGTCCCACATCCCGTCTGGAGGAATCCCGACCACGAGCTGTTCACCGGGCAGCCCTCGCTGCTCCTGAGCAGCCACGTAG ACACCAAACCAAGGGCAAGTCTGAGGGTAAACACAACAAGAAAGACTcaacaaagcagtaa
- the mlf1 gene encoding myeloid leukemia factor 1 isoform X3, whose amino-acid sequence MRQMMRSFSEPFGGPSMPSTMDGRNRGRAMTQHPNSSLALRNEHRDISQSMLPLGSFDSTDMMLNPFGMVDNIMTNMRNRMDEMHRNFENMSTDHNTHSFHSSSVMTYSKVGNEPPKVFQATSSTRQAPGGIKETRRAIKDSESGLEKMSIGHHIQDRGHVLEKKYNKKTGEKEFKQDFQNMDESEAQSFDDEWQQKVSTFQSSGPTSRLEESRPRAVHRAALAAPEQPRRHQTKGKSEGKHNKKDSTKQ is encoded by the exons ATGAGGCAGATGATGCGCAGCTTCTCAGAGCCATTTGGCGGGCCCTCAATGCCGAGTACAATGGATGGGAGAAACCGTGGTCGAGCCATGACACAACATCCTAACTCATCACTCGCACTGAGAAACGAACATAGG GATATCAGCCAGTCAATGTTGCCCCTTGGCAGTTTTGATAGCACG gacATGATGCTCAACCCTTTTGGCATGGTCGACAACATAATGACCAATATGAGAAATAGGATGGATGAAATGCACCGAAACTTT gAGAACATGTCGACAGATCACAACACCCACTCGTTCCATTCCTCATCAGTCATGACATATTCAAAGGTCGGAAATGAGCCTCCGAAGGTTTTCCAGGCAACTTCATCAACACGGCAGGCCCCTGGAGGC ATCAAAGAAACCCGTAGAGCAATTAAGGACTCTGAGAGTGGTCTGGAGAAAATGTCAATTGGTCACCACATTCAGGACAGGGGACATGTTCTTGAGAAGAAATACAACaagaaaacaggagaaaaggagTTCAAACAGGACTTTCAGAATATGGATGAAT CTGAAGCACAATCATTTGATGATGAGTGGCAACAGAAGGTGTCCACCTTCCAGTCATCTGGTCCCACATCCCGTCTGGAGGAATCCCGACCACGAGCTGTTCACCGGGCAGCCCTCGCTGCTCCTGAGCAGCCACGTAG ACACCAAACCAAGGGCAAGTCTGAGGGTAAACACAACAAGAAAGACTcaacaaagcagtaa
- the med29 gene encoding mediator of RNA polymerase II transcription subunit 29, whose protein sequence is MASQQQVGAPMSQPGLPQATSIQQQQQQLSQQQDFDPVHRFKMLIPQLKESLQNLMKIASLNLAHNTSIDNGIKSSDASVQRFDKSLEEFYALCDQLELCLRLAYECLSQSIDSAKHSPNLVPTATKPDTVQTESMSYAQYLGMIKSQISCAKDIHNALLECSKKIAGKGQPQGIM, encoded by the exons ATGGCTTCTCAGCAGCAGGTTGGCGCTCCGATGTCTCAACCTGGATTACCACAGGCTACTTcaatccaacaacaacaacagcaattgAGTCAACAGCAAGATTTTGACCCAGTCCATAGATTTAAAATGCTTATCCCTCAGCTAAAAGAGAGTCTGCAG AATTTGATGAAGATTGCGTCTCTGAATTTGGCTCATAATACATCAATTGACAACGGCAT TAAAAGCAGCGACGCCTCTGTTCAGCGCTTTGATAAAAGCCTAGAGGAGTTTTACGCTCTGTGCGATCAGCTGGAGCTGTGTTTG CGACTGGCCTACGAGTGTCTCTCTCAGAGCATCGACAGTGCCAAACACTCACCCAACCTGGTCCCAACAGCCACCAAGCCAGACACAGTGCAGACAGAGTCCATGTCTTATGCCCAGTACCTCGGCATGATTAAGTCTCAGATCTCCTGTGCCAAAGATATCCACAACGCTTTGTTGGAGTGTTCCAAGAAGATTGCAGGAAAGGGACAACCTCAGGGGATCATGTAG
- the ppp2r1bb gene encoding serine/threonine-protein phosphatase 2A 65 kDa regulatory subunit A beta isoform, with protein sequence MAGADGDDSLYPIAVLIDELRNEDVQLRLNSIKKLSTIALALGVERTRTELLPFLTDTIYDEDEVLLALAEQLGNFTMLVGGPEYVHCLLPPLESLATVEETVVRDKAVESLRKISQEHSPVDLEVHFEPLVKRLASGDWFTSRTSACGLFSVCYPRVSSTVKAEIRQHFRTLCSDDTPMVRRAAASKLGEFAKVLELEYVKSDIISLFTALASDEQDSVRLLAVEACVSIATLLPQEDLETLVMPTLRQAAEDKSWRVRYMVADKFSELQKAVGPEITKNDLVPAFQNLLKDCEAEVRAAAANKVKEFCENLPEDNREQIIMTHILPCVKELVSDTNQHVKSALASVIMGLSTILGKDNTIEHLLPLFLAQLKDECPEVRLNIISNLDCVNEVIGIRQLSQSLLPAIVELAEDAKWRVRLAIIEYMPLLAGQLGVEFFDEKLNTLCMAWLIDHVYAIREAATCNLMKLVEKFGAEWAQNTIVPKVLGMANDPNYLHRMTTLFCINALSEACGQEITTKQMLPVVLKMSNDQVANVRFNVAKSLQKIGPVLDSNALQTEVKPVLEKLASDSDMDVKYFAQEAISFLALA encoded by the exons ATGGCAGGAGCTGATGGAGACGACTCTCTTTATCCTATCGCCGTTCTCATTGATGAACTGCGAAATGAGGATGTTCAG TTACGACTCAACAGCATCAAGAAGCTTTCCACTATTGCTCTGGCCCTGGGAGTAGAGAGGACTCGCACTGAGCTTCTTCCTTTCCTCACAG ACACTATCTATGATGAAGATGAGGTGCTGTTGGCCTTGGCTGAGCAGCTTGGCAATTTCACTATGCTGGTAGGAGGGCCAGAGTACGTCCACTGTCTCTTG CCTCCTCTGGAGAGTCTAGCTACAGTGGAAGAGACAGTTGTCAGAGACAAAGCTGTGGAGTCACTGCGGAAGATCTCTCAGGAGCACTCTCCAGTTGACCTGGAGGTCCATTTTGAGCCTTTGGTCAAGCGGCTGGCCAGTGGTGACTGGTTCACTTCTCGTACATCTGCCTGCGGCCTCTTTAGTGTCTGTTATCCTCGTGTCTCCAGCACTGTCAAGGCAGAGATTCGACA GCATTTTCGCACCTTATGTTCAGATGACACTCCTATGGTGCGTCGTGCTGCAGCATCTAAACTTGGGGAGTTTGCCAAAGTACTTGAGCTGGAATATGTAAAAAGTGACATAATTTCCCTTTTCACTGCTCTGGCCTCTGATGAGCAG GACTCAGTGCGGCTGCTTGCAGTGGAGGCTTGTGTCAGTATTGCCACTCTGCTGCCTCAGGAGGATCTAGAGACCCTGGTCATGCCAACTTTGCGCCAAGCTGCAGAGGACAAATCCTGGAGGGTTCGGTACATGGTGGCCGATAAATTCTCTGAG CTACAGAAAGCAGTTGGGCCAGAGATCACCAAGAATGACCTGGTTCCAGCCTTTCAAAATCTTCTTAAGGACTGTGAAGCTGAAGTCCGTGCTGCTGCAGCCAACAAAGTCAAAG AGTTCTGTGAGAACCTCCCAGAGGACAATCGTGAGCAAATCATCATGACTCACATTCTGCCCTGCGTCaag GAACTGGTGTCGGACACCAACCAACATGTGAAGTCAGCCCTGGCCTCAGTTATAATGGGCCTTTCGACCATCCTGGGCAAGGACAACACAATAGAGCACTTGCTGCCCCTCTTCCTGGCTCAGCTCAAAGACGAG TGCCCCGAGGTGCGTCTCAACATCATCTCCAACCTAGACTGTGTGAATGAGGTGATTGGTATCCGTCAGCTCTCCCAGTCACTGCTGCCGGCCATTGTAGAGTTGGCAGAGGATGCAAAGTGGAGGGTCCGTCTCGCCATCATAGAGTACATGCCCCTTTTGGCAGGACAACTG GGTGTGGAATTCTTTGATGAGAAACTCAACACCCTTTGTATGGCCTGGCTAATTGATCACG TGTACGCCATTCGTGAGGCGGCCACCTGTAACCTGATGAAGCTGGTGGAGAAGTTTGGGGCTGAGTGGGCTCAGAACACCATCGTGCCCAAAGTGCTGGGCATGGCCAACGACCCCAATTATCTCCACAGGATGACCACTCTATTCTGTATTAAT GCTTTGTCAGAGGCATGTGGTCAGGAGATTACCACTAAGCAGATGCTACCAGTGGTCCTCAAGATGTCCAATGACCAAGTGGCCAATGTACGCTTCAATGTGGCTAAGTCCCTTCAGAAGATTGGTCCTGTCCTCGACAGCAA TGCCCTGCAAACAGAAGTGAAGCCAGTGTTGGAGAAGCTGGCTTCAGACTCAGACATGGATGTCAAGTACTTTGCCCAGGAGGCAATCAGCT TTCTGGCTCTAGCATAA